One genomic region from Manis pentadactyla isolate mManPen7 chromosome 12, mManPen7.hap1, whole genome shotgun sequence encodes:
- the CEP57L1 gene encoding centrosomal protein CEP57L1 isoform X5, translating to MDSELMHSIVGSYLKPPERVFVPSFTESDESAQTHRPVNLEVTSPKMLHSPNSQALILALKALQEKIHRLELERTQAEDNLTVLSREAAQYKKALDSETNERNLAQQKLMKQKKDISAQLSSAQSRCALLEKQLACAKRMVLNAEREKRMILEQQAQRQREKEKDRLKLQAKLEKLNVLEKECFKLTTTQKTAEDKIKHLEGKLQEEEHHRKLFRDRAAELQTGLEINRILMSSVSNPKRSKDKKASKSGTTESFGEE from the exons ATGGATTCTGAATTAATGCATAGTATAGTAGGAAGCTACCTTAAACCTCCAGAAAGAGTATTCGTTCCATCATTCACTGAGAGTGATGAGTCAGCTCAGACTCACCGTCCTGTGAACTTAGAAGTTACCTCTCCTAAAATGCTTCATAGTCCAAATAGCCAAG CTCTTATTTTAGCCTTAAAAGCTCTTCAGGAAAAGATCCACCGTTTAGAGTTAGAGAGAACACAAGCTGAAGATAACCTGACCGTTCTTTCCAGAGAAGCGGCGCAGTATAAAAAGGCCTTGGACAGTGAAACAAACGAGAGAAATCTGGCACAGCAGAAGCTCATGAAGCagaaaaaag ACATAAGCGCacagctcagctcagcccagtCTCGCTGCGCTCTTCTAGAGAAGCAGCTCGCGTGTGCGAAGAGAATGGTTCTCAACGCAGAGCGAGAGAAGAGGATGATCCTCGAGCAGCAG GCCCAGCgtcaaagggaaaaagaaaaagatcgtCTGAAGCTGCAAGCAAAACTTGAAAAGCTCAATGTCTTagaaaaagaatgttttaaaCTCACAACAACTCAGAAAACCGCTGAG GACAAGATTAAACATTTAGAGGGAAAACTCCAAGAGGAAGAACATCATCGGAAGCTGTTTCGGGACAGAGCTGCCGAG CTTCAAACTGGACTTGAAATCAATAGAATTTTAATGTCCTCAGTATCAAATCCAAAACGCTCCAAGGATAAGAAAGCTTCAAAG
- the CEP57L1 gene encoding centrosomal protein CEP57L1 isoform X6 has protein sequence MDSELMHSIVGSYLKPPERVFVPSFTESDESAQTHRPVNLEVTSPKMLHSPNSQALILALKALQEKIHRLELERTQAEDNLTVLSREAAQYKKALDSETNERNLAQQKLMKQKKDISAQLSSAQSRCALLEKQLACAKRMVLNAEREKRMILEQQAQRQREKEKDRLKLQAKLEKLNVLEKECFKLTTTQKTAEDKIKHLEGKLQEEEHHRKLFRDRAAELQTGLEINRILMSSVSNPKRSKDKKASKRAF, from the exons ATGGATTCTGAATTAATGCATAGTATAGTAGGAAGCTACCTTAAACCTCCAGAAAGAGTATTCGTTCCATCATTCACTGAGAGTGATGAGTCAGCTCAGACTCACCGTCCTGTGAACTTAGAAGTTACCTCTCCTAAAATGCTTCATAGTCCAAATAGCCAAG CTCTTATTTTAGCCTTAAAAGCTCTTCAGGAAAAGATCCACCGTTTAGAGTTAGAGAGAACACAAGCTGAAGATAACCTGACCGTTCTTTCCAGAGAAGCGGCGCAGTATAAAAAGGCCTTGGACAGTGAAACAAACGAGAGAAATCTGGCACAGCAGAAGCTCATGAAGCagaaaaaag ACATAAGCGCacagctcagctcagcccagtCTCGCTGCGCTCTTCTAGAGAAGCAGCTCGCGTGTGCGAAGAGAATGGTTCTCAACGCAGAGCGAGAGAAGAGGATGATCCTCGAGCAGCAG GCCCAGCgtcaaagggaaaaagaaaaagatcgtCTGAAGCTGCAAGCAAAACTTGAAAAGCTCAATGTCTTagaaaaagaatgttttaaaCTCACAACAACTCAGAAAACCGCTGAG GACAAGATTAAACATTTAGAGGGAAAACTCCAAGAGGAAGAACATCATCGGAAGCTGTTTCGGGACAGAGCTGCCGAG CTTCAAACTGGACTTGAAATCAATAGAATTTTAATGTCCTCAGTATCAAATCCAAAACGCTCCAAGGATAAGAAAGCTTCAAAG